TGAACGCCGTTGGCTTCAACGCCGGAACCCCCGACGGGGTCGCCGGAACGCAAACCAGGACCGCGTTCTGGAACTACAACGCCACGGGCTGCTGAGCCAACCCGGAGTGCCGCGTGGGTCTGGTCGGGCGGGGCTGCTCGGCCAGACCGGCGCCCCGAGGGCGGCTGGCGGTCCGGCGAGGACCTGGTGCCGCATGGGAGCGGGGCAGCGGGTTAGTACCAACGCCGTTCAGTCAGGGCTTGCAGAGGATTAACGGCTCTTCTGACTGATGTGTGGGTCATGCTGGAGCGAGTTGGCGCCCTGGCAGTGTCGGGCGTTCGCCGCCGAGGGTGAGCATCACCAGGGCGACGACCGCGTCGGCGGTGCGGAAGCCGAAGCCCCGGCGGATGATCAGTCTCGTCTTGGTGTTGGTGGACTCGATCAACCCGTTCGACAGCCTCTCGACCAGGGGCGTTGACGATGGCCTCGCGGTGGCGGCGGACCCTGCGGCCGAGCTCGACGAACGCCTCGATGCGGCTGCGTTGTGCCCACGACAGCCACCCGTCCAGGGCGTCGACGGCTGTGCCGGCGTCCTGCTCGCGGGGCGGTGGCGAAGACCGTGCGCAGGCACACGGTCATGTACCGCTGCCCCTTGCGGTAGGAGATCTCGTCGATGCCGATCCGGCGCAGGCCCGCCAGCCGGTCGAGACCGGCATCGCGGTCGGCCACGAACCGCTCCACGATCGCTCCGACCGTGCGCCAGGACGTGCGCATCAGCTGCGCGACCGCGGACTTGGAGCACTCGGTGGCCATCCAGGCTGCCTGCCGGTCGAAGGCGTGGGTGTGGCCGGCGCCGTGCCGGGCCCAGGGGACGGCGGCCGTGACCACCCCGTGCTCGCGGCAGGCCACCCGGGGCGCGTCGGCCTCCAGGAACACCTGGGTGGTGCCGGCGTCCAGGCACCGCCAGCGTCGCCGGCCCCGCCCCTGGTCGTAGCCACGCCCAGGGCGGCGGCAGACCCGCACCGACCCCGTTCCCGCGCCCTCGGGCGCACCCCGGCGACCAGCACGCCGGTGTCCTGGTCGATCTCAACCCGCTTGACCACGGCCCGTTCGACCGTCAGCAGCTTCTTCCATGTCCTGTTCGCAGACACGCCGCCGTCTTCCTGCATGTGGATCTTGACCTCAGAGGCCAAGAACCATACGCAGGAGACGGCGTGTTTCGCGTATCAGCCCAGCTCAGAGCACCCACACATGCGGTGGAAGAGCCGTAAAAACCGGCCGGGCCCGGTGCGTCGAGACACGCCGGGCCCGGCCTGATCGTAGCGGGGACAGGATTTGAACCTGCGACCTCTGGGTTATGAGCCCAGCGAGCTACCGAGCTGCTCCACCCCGCGTCGGTGAACCCGACTCTACGGCACGTCGGGAGCAGAACGCGAATCCATTCCTCGCATGATCTGGGCATTCCGGGGACGGTAGGGGTTCGGCGGCCCGTTTCTGATCTTGCTCCGGCAGGGGCCGTTCATGTGAAGTCCTGTCATTCGCGGGCGTCTTGGTCAGTGCGCTGGACGCAGTCCTGCAACGAGGAGTGCGACGAGCCGGCGTGCGTCGTACCGGGGGTCGTCCTCGGCGCCGATGCAGAGGTTTCCGATGCCGCGCATGAGCTGGTAGGCATCGATGTCGGTGCGGATCTCGCCGGCGGTGGCAGCGGCGTCGAGCAGTTCGGTGCACGCCGGCACGAGGCGTTCGAGGAAGTAGGCGTGCAGTGCCTCGAATCCGGTGCTGTCGCCCTGCATCGCGGCCGCGAGTCCGTGCTTGGTGACCAGGAAGTCGACGAAGAGGTCGACCCACCCCGCGAGGGCGGCGTGAGGTGTCGGGCCGGCGGCCAGCAGGGCCGGGCCGGCTTCGGCGCACGCGTCGACCTGGTGGCGGTAGACGGCGATGACGAGGTCCGCCCGGGTGGGGAAGTGGCGGTAGATCGTGCCTATCCCGACGTCGGCCTTGGCCGCGATGTCCCGCACCGGTGCATCCACGCCGGAAGTGACGAAGACCGCGGCGGCCGCCTCCAGCAGGGTCTGCTGGTTGCGCCGGGCGTCCTTGCGCTTGGACCGGGCCGAACTGCCCGCCTCCTGGCCGCTGTCGTTCACCGCGCCACTCCTTTCAATATCGACCTTGAAAAACGGAACAGCGTTCCGTATCGTAAGTGGAGCAAGGTTCCGCTTCATCCATGATGACAGACGGGACGGCCGTCAGCCTTTCGCTGTCGTCATCCCGCTCCACCTGGGGCGAAGAGTGCGCGCCGACCGCGCCCAGCGCCGATACCGCGGCACACGGACGCGGAGGCTCAGGCACTTCTTCCGCCCTAAGCCCGGCCTGCGACATCGCCGGCTGCCGGGCCACCGAACCCGAGCGTGCGAAAAAGCACCGAATGGAAGGCACTTCCATGTCCGATTCGAAGACCACGCACGTGCGGCACCACACGGGCGCGCCCACCACGGTGGTGTCGGCGAAGCCGGTCGTCCTGCCCGCCCCGGGCCGGGGCGAGGACCTCCAGGTCCGCGTGTCCGCGCCGGCGGGCGGCGGCGGCCTGCCCGTGATCGTCTTCTCCCACGGCTTCGGCTGGTCGATGAACGGCTACGCGCCGCTGGCCGACCACTGGGCGGCTCACGGCTTCGTGGTCGTCCAGCCCACCCACCTCGACTCCCGGACGCTCCGCATCTCCGCCGAGGATCCCCGTACGCCGCGAATGTGGCGCTTCCGCATCGAGGACATCACGCGCGTTCTCGACGGACTCGACGTGCTGGAAGCGTCCGTGCCGGGCCTGGCCGGGCGCGTCGACCAGGGCCGCATCGCCGTGGCCGGCCACTCCTGGGGAGCCCAGACGGTGAGCGCGCTGCTGGGTGCGCGCGTTCTCGACGCCGACGGCGTACCTGGCCAGGACATGTCCGACCCGCGCGTCAAGGCGGGTGTGCTGCTCGCGCTGACCGGCCTCGGCGACGACCTGACCCCGTTCGCCGCCGAGCACTTCCCCTTCATGAAGCCGTCCTTCGACACCATGACCACCCCGGCGCTCGTCGTCGCCGGCGACAAGGACCAGTCCCACCTGTCCACGCGCGGACCGGACTGGTTCACCGACCCCTACACCTACAGCCCGGCTCCCAAGAGCCTGCTCACACTGTTCGGGGCGGAGCACTCGCTCGGCGGCATCCCCGGCTACGAGGTCGCCGAGACCACCGACGAGAACCCCGCACGCGTCGCCCTGATCCAGCACCTGACCACGGCCTTCCTGCACAGTGCCCTCGATCCCGCGGACACCGGCTGGGAGGCGGCCGCCTCAGCGCTTCAGGCGGCCCCCGACCCGCTGGGGACGCTGCAGAGCAAGTAGCCGAGCGGGTCGCGAGATCTGCCGCGCGGCATGCGGACGCGGGCACCCGGTGCCCACCCCGCAGGCCCCGCCCGGCGGGCCAGCGACGCATTCATCACGCCCTCCGCCATGGCCGGCGAACTCCACCTGGTGTGAGCGCGAGAACCACACGATCCAGAAAGGGCACGACATGATCCTGGTCACCGGAGGGCTCGGCTTCATCGGCTCCCACACCGCGCGAGCGCTTCTCGATCTGGGCGAAGACTGCGTCGTCGTCCAGCGCAGCACCCGTCAACTCCCGGCCTTCCTCGAGGACGCGCGCATGACCGTGGAGCCGGCGGACATCAACGACCGCGAGGCCCTGCTCGCCATCGGCCGGCGCCACGACATCACCGGCATCGTGCACCTGGCCGGGTCCCACCCCTGGCCGCCCGTCCCCGACGCGCCGGTCGAGGCGACCCGGCAGGCCCTGGGCGGACTACTGAACATCGCGCAGGCAGCGCAGGAATGGGGCGTACGGCGTCTGGGCGTTGCCAGCACGATAGGCGTCTACCTCGGTGCCGCCGGCGAGGGACCGCTCAGAGAGGACGCTCCGCTGTCGATGCACGCACCCGTCTCGATCCCCACCTTCAAGAAGATCGGCGAAATGCTCGGCGACTTCCTCGCCGACACCACCGGCATCGACATCGTCAACTACCGGATCTCGGGCACCTGGGGCCCGCTCGGCCACCCCGACCCGTTCTTCGCCGCGCCCGCCCTCGTCCACGCCGCCGCGCACGGCACCGCCCCCGACCTCTCGCACCTCGTGAGGCCTGCCTTCGCCGAGGACGGCATCGACCTCACCTACGTCAAGGACACCGGGCGCGCGATCGCCCTTCTCCAGCTCGCGGACAAGCTCAACCACCGCACGTACAACGTCGGCTCCGGCCGGGCCACCACCAACGCCGAACTGATCGAGGCGATCAGCAAGGCGGTCCCCGGCGCCCAGGTCGACCTCCCCACCGGAGGCGAGGCACCGCACCTCGTCCTCGACATCAACCGGCTGACGCGGGACACCGGCTACCGGCCCGAGTACGACACCGAGCGAGCCGCCGCCGACTACATCGCGTGGCTGCGCGCCGGCAACAAGCGCTGACCGGGTGACACCGGCGTGTGGCCCGGGGCGGCGCCTCGACGACAGCGGGTACCCGGCCGGGCCAGACACCCCCAGGCAGACCGCCCGGGGCGTGCCTCTTTGTGCGGGGCCGATGTCACACCTTCGCGGGCTGCCCGGTCCAGTCCTGTGAAGCCGCGCGGAGAGCAGCGCGGGGTAGGGGAGGAGCAGTGCGATGCAGCAGCACGTCGTGGTCATCGGTGCCGGGTACGCGGGTTTGACGGCGGCCCTTCGGGTGAGCCGTCGTCACCGGGTGACGCTGATCGATCCGAGGACCGAATTCAGCGAGCGCATCCGGCTGCACGAGGTGGCCGCCGGCCGTGCGGCCGCGAGCGTTCCGCTGGGTGAGCTGGTGGCCGGGCGCGACGTCACCACGGTCGCCGCCCGGGTCGTCGCACTCGACCCGGACGGCCGGACGGTGACGCTGGACGACGGCGTGGTGGTCGGCTACGACCGCCTGGTGTACGCCCTCGGCAGCCGGACCGACACCGCCGGGGTGCCCGGCGTGGCGGAGCACGCCTACACCGTCGAGCGGGCGGGCGAGTTGAGTGCCCGGCTGGCACAGGGTGGCGGCACGCTGGCCGTCGTCGGGGGCGGGCTGACCGGCATCGAGCTGGCCGCCGAGCTCGCGGAGGCCGCCACCGGCTGGCAGGTCCGGCTGGTCACCGGGCGGGAACCGGGTGCGGGTCTGTCGGCCGGGGGACGCCGGCATGTCGCCGCCGCTCTCGAACGGCTCGGCGCCCGCGTCCACGCGCACACCCGGGTGACGGCCGTCCACCCGGGCGGGCTGTCGACGGACCGCGGCCAGATCGGCGCCGACGTGGTGGTCTGGGCGGCGGCACTGACCGTTCCGACCCTCGCCGCCGAGGCCGGCCTGGCCGTCGACGCCCGGGGGCGTGCCCTGGTCGACGCCACACTCCGCTCGACCTCGCACCCCGACGTGCTGGTCGTCGGCGACGCCGCGCGCGTGCACGCTCCCGGCATCGGGGAGCTCCGGATGGCGTGTGCCACGGCGATGCCGACCGGCGCCCACGCCGCCGAGGTCATCGATGCGCTCGCCAAGGGCCGTGAGCCCAAGCCGTTCCGCTTCCGCTACGTCGCGCAGTGCGTCAGCCTGGGCCGCGACGACGCGGTGATCCAGCCGGTCCGCGCGGACGACTCGCCGCACCGCCCGGTGATCACCGGGCGCGCCGCCGCCAGGATCAACGAGTGGATCAACCGCTACACCGTCGGCGCCCTGCGGGCGGAACGCCGTCGGCCCGGCACCTACCGGTGGGCCAGGCCGCTGCGCGCCACCGCCCCGGGTGTGGCCGCCGTCGCGGGGGCGGGCGGAGCAGGCTACCTCCTCGGCTGAGCCCGGCCTGGCTCTGCGGACGGGCCGGTGTCAGTTGCTCGTGAGGATGACGAGCTGCCGGGTCGCCCGGGTCATCGCGACATAGCGGTCGACCGCTCCTTCGACACCCTCGCCGAACGCCTCCGGGTCGACGAGGACGACCAGGTCGAACTCGAGCCCCTTCGACAGCTCGGGGGTCAGCGACCGGGTGCGGGACGTCGCCCGGAACGTTGGATCGCCGATGACGCAGGCGGTCCCGTCGGCGTGTGCGGCGAGCCAGGTGTCGAGGATCGAGTCGAGCTCCGCGACGGATCCGTGGACGACGGGGATGTCGCTGCGGCGGATGGAGGTCGGCACGTTGGCGTCCGGGAGTACGGCGCGGATGACGGGCTCGGCCTCCGCCATGACCTCCTCCGGCGTCCGGTAGTTGACGCTGAGGGAGGCCGCCTCGACCCGGTCGAGCCCGATCCGTTCGAGCCGTTCGCGCCACGACTCCGTGAACCCGTGCCTGGCCTGGGCGCGGTCCCCGACGATGGTGAAGCTCCGGGACGGGCAGCGGAGCAGCAGCATCTGCCACTCGGCGTCGGTCAGCTCCTGGGCCTCGTCCACGACGATGTGCGCGAACGGGCCGGCGAGAGGTTCCGGGTCGGTGCCGGGCAGTGCGGTCTCGTCGATCAGGCTGTCCCGCAGGTCCTGCCCGCGCAGCATGGTGACCGCGCCCTCGCCGTCGTCGTCGGCCCGGAGGAGGTCGTCGATGACGTCGGCCATGCGCGCGCGTTCGGCGGCGACGGTGGCGTCGTGCCGGCGCTTGCGCCGTGCGGCCTCGGGGTCGCCGAGGCGGTGCCGGGCCGCGTCGAGGAGCGGCAGGTCGGACACCGTCCAGGCCTGGGCGTCCTCGCGCTGCAGCCTTCGGACCTCGTCGCGGCCGAGCCAGGGGGCGCACATCCGCAGGTAGGCGGGGACCGACCACAGGTCGCCGACGAGGTCGGCCGCTTCGAGCAGTGGCCACGCGCGGTTGAGGGTCGTGACCAGTTCCCGGTCCTGCTGCAGTGACCTGCGGAACAGGTCGGGCGAGACGTCGTCGAGGTCGTACTTGTCCATCAGGATGGTGGCCAGTGCCTCCCAGATCTGGTCGCGAGCCTCGTTGTGCGGAGTGCCCGGCTCCGGCGCGTCGAACGCCTCGGCCCAGTCGTCGGCGGTGAGCCAGAGGTCGGACCAGTGGGTCTCGACCGTCATCCCCTCGGTGGGCGGCTCCTCGTAGAGCCGGACGGCCTTCTCGATGGCCTTCACCATGTCCGCGGACGACTTCAGGCGAGCCACGTCCAAATCGGTCTCGATCGCGGCGCCGGCTCCCTCGGCGACGAGGTCCCGCAGGGTGCAGGTCCGCACGCCCTCCTCGCCGAGGCTGGGGAGGACGTCGGCGACGTAGGCCAGGTAGGGCTGGTGCGGACCGACGAACAGCACGCGGCCCCGACGGTGGCCGAGGCGCGGGTCGGAGTGGAGGAGGTAGGCGGAGCGGTGCAGGGCGACGACGGTCTTCCCCGTGCCCGGACCGCCGTCGACGACGAGAGCGCCGCGGGATCCCGCCCGGATGATGGCGTCCTGGTCGGCCTGGATGGTGGCGAGCACGTCCCGCATCCGGTCCGACCGGTTGGCGCCCAGGCTGGCGATGAAGGCGGACTGGTCGTCGAGCGCGGCGTGCCCTTCGAGTCCCTCGGCGGTGAACACCTCGTCCCAGTAGTCACCGATCCGGCCGCGGGTCCAGCGGTACCGGCGGCGCCTGGCCAGGCCCATCGGGTTGCCGTGGGTCGCCGCGAAGAACGGCTCGGCCGCGGGGGAGCGCCAGTCGACCAGCAGTCGGCGGCCCGTGCTGTCGGTGAGGCCGAGCCGTCCGATGTACACGGGCTCGAGGTCGTCCGTGCTGACGATGTGTCCGAGGCACAGGTCCGCACCGAAGCGACGCAGGGTGCGCAGGCGACCGGTCAGCCGGTGGATCTCGACGTCCCGGTCCATCGCGTCCCGGCCGATGCCGCCCGGGGCCCGGCGCAGGGCGTCGAGGCGGTCCGACATGTCGGCGATCGTCCGGTCGAGGCTCTCGGCGACGGCCGCGAAGTGCCGCTCGTCGGCGGCGATCAGCGCCGGGTCGGCCTTTGGGGAGAGGTGGTCGGGAAGGTCGAACGCACTGGTGGTCAGAGGGGTCGTGTCGTCCGACAAAAACGCGTGCACTTCGTGAATCTCCCGTTTCCGCAGGTTCTTGGCCTCGGCGAGCGATTCTGAGGTACGACCGGGGCCTTGCCGCAAGGCCCCTGGTGCGCTATACGTTGAGAGTGGCGGGGAGTGGGGTGTCCCTCTTCGCCGGTTTCTCTTCGCCCTTCTCCTTGCCTTGATGGGGCTTTTTGCCTTGACGGGCCGGAGTGTCAAGGCCCGCGGTGGGCGGCGGCCTGCTTGATGGCCGCGCGGATGCGGGGGTAGCTGCCGCAGCGGCAGATGTTCTGGATCCGGTCGATGTCGGCGTCCGTGGGGTTCGGGGTGTGGCGCAGCAGGGCGACGGCGGTCATGATCTGGCCGGGCTGGCAGAAGCCGCACTGGGCGACGTCGCAGGCCAGCCAGGCCTCCTGGACGGGGTGCAGGGTGTCGCCGTCGGCCAAGCCCTCGATCGTGGTGACGGCGTGGCCCGCGCAGTCCTTGACGGTCACCGTGCAGGGCTGGAACTCCCGGCCGTCCAGGTGGCTGGTGCAGGCGCGGCAGACGCCCACCCCGCAGCCGTACTTGGGGCCGGTGACGCCGAGCTTGTCGCGCAGCACCCAGAGCAGTGGCATGTCGTCCGGTGCCTCGACGGTGACCGGCCGCCCGTTGAGGACGAAGGTGTGGCTGGGCATGGGGGCGAAGTCCTTCGGAGGGTTCAGAAGTCGATCGGGAACGAGCGCGGGCTGGTGCCGGTCGCGCGGGCGTAGGCGTTGGCGACCGCGGCCGAGGCGGCCGGGACGCCCAACTCGCCCGCGCCGCCCGGGCGTCCGCTCGGCGGCATGAGGTGGATCTCGACGACGGGTGGGGTGTGCCGCTGCCGGGCGTAGCGGAAGTCGGCGTAACTGCTCTCACGGACGGCGCCGTTGTCGATGTGGTTGCCGGCCTGCAGGATCACCGAGATGCCGTCGATCAGCGCGCCGGTCAACTGGGCTTCCAGTCCGCGGGGGTTGATGACCTGGCCGATGTCGGCGGCGATCACCGCCTTGGTGACCCGCGGGTTCTTCGGGTCGGTGGCGTCCAGTTCGACGAGGTAGGCGGTGCGCCCGCCGTACTCGTCGTGGTAGCCGATGCCCTGGGCCTGCCCGGGCGGCATCGGGCGGCCCCAACTCCCCGCCGTGGCCACGGTGTCGAGAACGGCCCGCCCGGCGGTGTCGCGCAGTCGGGCGCGTCGGAAGGCGATCGGGTCCTCGCCCATCCGGCGCGCGAGCTCGTCCATCATGATCTCGTCGGCGACGCGGACGGTGCCCGAGTACACCGAGCGCCAGCTGCCGGTGTGCACGTCCAGCGGCAGCTCGGCGAGCAGCTGGGTGGGGATGCCGACGTCGTACGGGTTCTTCTCGGTGAGCAGGAAGTGGGCCTGGGCGATGCTCAGCCCGGCGAGCGAGAGGTCGAAGCCGGCCGCGGTCAGGGCCTCGCCGAGGCCGTGGCGCGTGTCGGTCCGGACGGTGGCGGCGCGGTGTTCGTAGGTGAGCACCCGGCCGGGTGCGAAGGTGGCCCTGACGCGGTGGTGGCTGGCCGGGCGCATCCGGCCGTGGCGCATGTCGTCGGCGCGGGTCCACATGAGCTTGACCGGGCGGCCTGCCGCCCTGGAGATCTGCGCGGCCTCCAGGGCGGCGTCGAAGAACAGCCGCCGCCCGAACGAGCCGCCGCCGCGCACCACGTGGACGGTCACCGCGTCCTGCGGCAGGCCGAGTTCGGCGGCGATGGTCTGCTGGGCGACGATCGGGGTCTGGGCGGAGAACCACAGCTCGGCCCGGTTCGGCCGGACGTCCGCGACCGCCGTCAGGACCTCCATCGGCGCGTGGTTGACGAAGGCGAAGTC
The nucleotide sequence above comes from Streptomyces kaniharaensis. Encoded proteins:
- a CDS encoding TetR/AcrR family transcriptional regulator is translated as MNDSGQEAGSSARSKRKDARRNQQTLLEAAAAVFVTSGVDAPVRDIAAKADVGIGTIYRHFPTRADLVIAVYRHQVDACAEAGPALLAAGPTPHAALAGWVDLFVDFLVTKHGLAAAMQGDSTGFEALHAYFLERLVPACTELLDAAATAGEIRTDIDAYQLMRGIGNLCIGAEDDPRYDARRLVALLVAGLRPAH
- a CDS encoding alpha/beta hydrolase family protein; translation: MSDSKTTHVRHHTGAPTTVVSAKPVVLPAPGRGEDLQVRVSAPAGGGGLPVIVFSHGFGWSMNGYAPLADHWAAHGFVVVQPTHLDSRTLRISAEDPRTPRMWRFRIEDITRVLDGLDVLEASVPGLAGRVDQGRIAVAGHSWGAQTVSALLGARVLDADGVPGQDMSDPRVKAGVLLALTGLGDDLTPFAAEHFPFMKPSFDTMTTPALVVAGDKDQSHLSTRGPDWFTDPYTYSPAPKSLLTLFGAEHSLGGIPGYEVAETTDENPARVALIQHLTTAFLHSALDPADTGWEAAASALQAAPDPLGTLQSK
- a CDS encoding NAD-dependent epimerase/dehydratase family protein, coding for MILVTGGLGFIGSHTARALLDLGEDCVVVQRSTRQLPAFLEDARMTVEPADINDREALLAIGRRHDITGIVHLAGSHPWPPVPDAPVEATRQALGGLLNIAQAAQEWGVRRLGVASTIGVYLGAAGEGPLREDAPLSMHAPVSIPTFKKIGEMLGDFLADTTGIDIVNYRISGTWGPLGHPDPFFAAPALVHAAAHGTAPDLSHLVRPAFAEDGIDLTYVKDTGRAIALLQLADKLNHRTYNVGSGRATTNAELIEAISKAVPGAQVDLPTGGEAPHLVLDINRLTRDTGYRPEYDTERAAADYIAWLRAGNKR
- a CDS encoding NAD(P)/FAD-dependent oxidoreductase gives rise to the protein MQQHVVVIGAGYAGLTAALRVSRRHRVTLIDPRTEFSERIRLHEVAAGRAAASVPLGELVAGRDVTTVAARVVALDPDGRTVTLDDGVVVGYDRLVYALGSRTDTAGVPGVAEHAYTVERAGELSARLAQGGGTLAVVGGGLTGIELAAELAEAATGWQVRLVTGREPGAGLSAGGRRHVAAALERLGARVHAHTRVTAVHPGGLSTDRGQIGADVVVWAAALTVPTLAAEAGLAVDARGRALVDATLRSTSHPDVLVVGDAARVHAPGIGELRMACATAMPTGAHAAEVIDALAKGREPKPFRFRYVAQCVSLGRDDAVIQPVRADDSPHRPVITGRAAARINEWINRYTVGALRAERRRPGTYRWARPLRATAPGVAAVAGAGGAGYLLG
- the helR gene encoding RNA polymerase recycling motor ATPase HelR; translation: MSDDTTPLTTSAFDLPDHLSPKADPALIAADERHFAAVAESLDRTIADMSDRLDALRRAPGGIGRDAMDRDVEIHRLTGRLRTLRRFGADLCLGHIVSTDDLEPVYIGRLGLTDSTGRRLLVDWRSPAAEPFFAATHGNPMGLARRRRYRWTRGRIGDYWDEVFTAEGLEGHAALDDQSAFIASLGANRSDRMRDVLATIQADQDAIIRAGSRGALVVDGGPGTGKTVVALHRSAYLLHSDPRLGHRRGRVLFVGPHQPYLAYVADVLPSLGEEGVRTCTLRDLVAEGAGAAIETDLDVARLKSSADMVKAIEKAVRLYEEPPTEGMTVETHWSDLWLTADDWAEAFDAPEPGTPHNEARDQIWEALATILMDKYDLDDVSPDLFRRSLQQDRELVTTLNRAWPLLEAADLVGDLWSVPAYLRMCAPWLGRDEVRRLQREDAQAWTVSDLPLLDAARHRLGDPEAARRKRRHDATVAAERARMADVIDDLLRADDDGEGAVTMLRGQDLRDSLIDETALPGTDPEPLAGPFAHIVVDEAQELTDAEWQMLLLRCPSRSFTIVGDRAQARHGFTESWRERLERIGLDRVEAASLSVNYRTPEEVMAEAEPVIRAVLPDANVPTSIRRSDIPVVHGSVAELDSILDTWLAAHADGTACVIGDPTFRATSRTRSLTPELSKGLEFDLVVLVDPEAFGEGVEGAVDRYVAMTRATRQLVILTSN
- a CDS encoding (2Fe-2S)-binding protein — protein: MPSHTFVLNGRPVTVEAPDDMPLLWVLRDKLGVTGPKYGCGVGVCRACTSHLDGREFQPCTVTVKDCAGHAVTTIEGLADGDTLHPVQEAWLACDVAQCGFCQPGQIMTAVALLRHTPNPTDADIDRIQNICRCGSYPRIRAAIKQAAAHRGP